A region from the Arachis ipaensis cultivar K30076 chromosome B01, Araip1.1, whole genome shotgun sequence genome encodes:
- the LOC107611551 gene encoding uncharacterized protein DDB_G0283357 translates to MEATSYDKFNSVWSTDPPTKKGDLRKETVVTEQGHGSTNNSSTPSSSSLQSQNPLVQNDSKNDIIEGNNNMSFKNIGSSSTCHLSSTSESSSLRNDPLKGTDRGSKSSSQESNQVSTNNSSTPSSLSLQSQNPFLNDSKDDTTEGNNNKSFKNSDSSRTCHLSFTAESLSPRNDPLKATYHGCRSSSQEPNQVSTNNSSTSSSLQSQNRFLNESKNDIIEGNNKKSFKNIDSSSTWHISSTSEPLSPRNDPLKAIDQSTKSSSQEPNQVSTNNSSTPSSSLPSQNSLQQNGSNNNIIEGNNKSFKNSDSSSTCHVLSTSEPSSPRNDPLKGTCQGPKSSSEEPNQVSTNATNKKTNVDTSNSSDDDDNDDDDHTQPESSAAASNDEFGSMNKGLELEIQKPAVQVMERPDLSIDASSSYVFPPHVFAKNTTNAQADWSLASNESLFSIHMGNMSFSHELACLSRNDFWIDTPLASPLASPLASPSQPQPPPLPLQTPSKFNDISQRAAEIHEESAGVSEMAIETMREVIMETCQNKPNATKRGKKSKNTPVVAAATASQLSTDQDQNVASKSTDENADKTVASNGAMGKQQQQQQTSNAFYQSPKPMKASRDAEEENQKKQEAPNVVEDNSSNPQTIKNPPKAGGGGWLSCFLCCCH, encoded by the exons ATGGAAGCTACGAGTTATGATAAATTCAATTCTGTTTGGAGTACTGATCCTCCCACAAAAAAAGGTGATTTGCGTAAAGAAACTGTAGTAACAGAACAAGGACATGGAAGCACAAACAATTCAAGCAccccttcatcatcatcattacaaTCCCAAAATCCCTTGGTACAGAATGATTCAAAAAATGACATTATAGAAGGTAATAATAATATGAGCTTCAAGAACATTGGTAGTTCTAGCACATGTCATTTATCATCCACATCTGAATCATCATCACTAAGGAATGATCCCTTAAAAGGCACAGATAGAGGTTCTAAATCTTCTAGTCAAGAATCAAACCAAGTTTCTACAAACAATTCAAGCACCCCTTCATCATTGTCATTACAATCCCAAAACCCCTTTTTGAATGATTCAAAAGATGACACTACAGAAGGTAATAATAATAAGAGCTTCAAGAATAGTGATAGTTCCAGAACATGCCATTTATCATTTACAGCTGAATCATTATCACCAAGGAATGATCCCTTAAAAGCCACATACCATGGTTGTAGATCTTCTAGCCAAGAACCGAACCAAGTTTCTACAAACAATTCAAGCACCTCTTCATCATTACAATCCCAAAACCGCTTTCTGAATGAGTCAAAAAATGATATTATAGAAGGTAATAACAAGAAGAGCTTCAAGAATATTGACAGTTCTAGCACATGGCATATATCTTCCACATCTGAACCATTATCACCAAGGAATGATCCCTTAAAAGCCATAGATCAAAGTACTAAATCTTCTAGCCAAGAACCAAACCAAGTTTCTACAAACAATTCAAGTACCCCTTCATCATCATTACCATCCCAAAACTCCTTGCAGCAGAATGGTTCAAACAATAACATTATAGAAGGTAATAATAAGAGCTTCAAGAATAGTGATAGTTCTAGCACATGCCATGTATTATCCACATCTGAACCATCATCACCAAGGAATGATCCCTTGAAAGGCACATGTCAAGGTCCTAAATCTTCTAGTGAAGAACCAAACCAAGTTTCTACAAATGCCACCAATAAAAAAACCAATGTAGACACTTCAAACTCTAGTGATGATGatgacaatgatgatgatgatcacaCACAACCAGAATCATCAGCTGCAGCTTCAAATGATGAATTTGGCTCAATGAACAAAGGGTTAGAACTAGAAATACAAAAGCCTGCAGTGCAAGTAATGGAGCGGCCAGATTTAAGCATCGATGCTAGCTCGTCTTATGTATTTCCACCACATGTGTTTGCTAAGAACACCACAAATGCCCAAGCAGATTGGAGTCTTGCCTCCAATGAATCACTTTTCAGCATTCACATGGGAAACATGAGCTTCTCACATGAATTGGCTTGTTTGAGCAGAAATGATTTTTGGATTGATACTCCTCTTGCCTCTCCTCTTGCCTCACCTCTTGCCTCACCAAGTCAACCTCAACCACCACCACTGCCACTGCAAACGCCGAGTAAATTCAACGATATAAGCCAAAGAGCTGCTGAAATACATGAAGAGAGTGCAGGAGTAAGTGAAATGGCTATTGAGACAATGAGAGAGGTTATAATGGAAACTTGTCAAAACAAACCAAATGCTACTAAACGGGGCAAAAAGAGTAAGAACACACCTGTTGTTGCTGCTGCTACTGCTTCTCAATT ATCAACCGATCAAGATCAAAATGTAGCATCTAAGAGCACTGATGAGAATGCAGATAAAACTGTGGCAAGTAACGGTGCTATGGggaagcagcaacaacaacaacaaacatCAAATGCATTTTATCAATCACCAAAGCCAATGAAAGCATCTAGGGATGCTGAGGAGGAGAATCAAAAGAAACAAGAAGCACCAAATGTAGTTGAGGATAACTCCTCAAATCCACAAACCATAAAGAACCCTCCTAAAGCAGGAGGAGGAGGATGGCTGTCTTGCTTCCTATGTTGTTGTCATTAA